The genomic window CGCCAAGACCACGGTGCTGATCGAGAACGTCGAGCACCACGTCGAGGAGGAGGAGCAGCAGTGGTTCCCCAAGGTGCGGGAGGCGCTCGGCCGCAACCAGCTCCAGGAGATCGGCGAGCGGATGATCGCGATGCGCAAGGACGCCCCGCGCACCCTCGACGACCCGAAGGCCCGCAAGAGCCAGGTCGACGCCGCCACCGCCTGACCCCCGCGACCTCCCCGGGGCCCGGCCACCGGTCGGGCCCCGGCGTGTGTCACCAGGCCGTCGGCGGCGTCCCCGCCGGCGCGGGCAGAATGCGGCGCAGGGTGCCCGCCGGCGCCGACCGCTGCCGCCACTCACGCGGGTAGCCCACCGACACCTCCTCGAACCGCACCCCGTCGTGCCAGGTCGTCCGGGGGATGTGCAGGTGGCCGTAGACCACCGCGGCGGCGGCGAAGCGCCGGTGCCAGTCGGCGGTGGCCTCGGTGCCGCACCACTGCGCGAAGATCGGGTGGCGCAGGATCCGGGTCGGGTCGCGGACCAGCGGGAAGTGGTTGACCAGCACCGTCGGCAGCGCCGGGTCGCGCGCGGCGAGGCGGGCCGCCGTCGTCGCCACCCGGTCCGCGCACCAGGCCGCCCGGCTCGGGTACGGGTCGGGATGCAGCAGGAACTCGTCGGTGCAGACCACCCCGGTCCGGTACGCCTCGGCCAGCGCCGCCTCCGGGGTGTCCAGGCCGTCCGGGCGCCAGCTGTGGTCGTAGAGCAGGAAGAGCGGTGCCACCAGCGCGGGCCCGCCCGGACCGCGCCACACCGGGTACGGGTCCTCCGGGGTGAGCACGCCGAGCCCTCGGCAGCGGTCGACCAGATGGCGGTAGCGCGCGACACCGCGGAGCTGGACCGGGTCGGCCGGCGGCGTCCAGAGCTCGTGGTTGCCCGGGGCCCAGACCACCGTGGCGAAGCGCCGGCTGAGCAGGTCGAGCGCCCACTCCACCTGGGCCACGGTGTCGCCGACGTCGCCGGCCACCAGCAGCCAGTCCCGCGGCGACTCCGGGCGCAGCGCCTCGACGATCGCACGGTTGTCGGCGTGCCCGACGTGCAGGTCGCTGATGGCGAGCAGCGCCCCGTCCTCCCCCACCAGCCGATCCTACGAGAGCAGGCCGGGGTCGACCCGGTAGGATCGGCGCGGGCCGTGACTGGCGCGTGGGGATGGAGAACCATCGGGAAGCGGTCCCGTCATGAGGACGCCTGCCGAGCGCCTGGGCCTTCCGCACGTCACCAGGAGGTCGCATGTCGCTGAACGCCGAATCCACCGCCTTCCGCAGCGCGCTCGAGGTGATCCGGGCCGTCGAGCCGCGGGTGGCCGACGCCATCGGGGCGGAGCTGGTCGACCAGCGCGAGTCCCTCAAGCTCATCGCGAGCGAGAACTACGCCTCCCCGGCCACCCTGCTGGCCATGGGCAACTGGTTCAGCGACAAGTACGCCGAGGGCACCGTCGGCCGTCGCTTCTACGCCGGCTGCCAGAACGTCGACACCGTCGAGGCGCTCGCCGCCGAGCACGCCCGGGAGCTGTTCGGCGCCGCCCACGCGTACGCGCAGCCGCACTCCGGCATCGACG from Micromonospora kangleipakensis includes these protein-coding regions:
- a CDS encoding metallophosphoesterase family protein, coding for MVGEDGALLAISDLHVGHADNRAIVEALRPESPRDWLLVAGDVGDTVAQVEWALDLLSRRFATVVWAPGNHELWTPPADPVQLRGVARYRHLVDRCRGLGVLTPEDPYPVWRGPGGPALVAPLFLLYDHSWRPDGLDTPEAALAEAYRTGVVCTDEFLLHPDPYPSRAAWCADRVATTAARLAARDPALPTVLVNHFPLVRDPTRILRHPIFAQWCGTEATADWHRRFAAAAVVYGHLHIPRTTWHDGVRFEEVSVGYPREWRQRSAPAGTLRRILPAPAGTPPTAW